GAAGGTATTAGCCAGAATTGGGTTGAGGGCTTTGCATAGCTGAAAATGAATTCAGTGTTATAATACTCTTAACAACTTTAAGGTTAGGAGGATAACTAATGATACGGTTTGGAATCATCGGGACAAATACTATTACAGAAAAACTCTTAGAAGCTGCAAGTACGATGGAAGAGTTTAAGCTTACCGCTGTTTACTCACGGACGGAGGAAAAGGCGAAGACGTTTGCCAGGAAATATGGAGCTGAATTCACATTTACATCCGTGGAGGAATTTGCCAATAGTGACAGCATTGATGCAGTTTATATTGCCAGTCCCAACGCATTTCATGCAGAACAGGCAGTGACCTGTATGAGCCGAGGAAAACATGTCCTATGTGAGAAGCCGCTTGCTTCCAACCAACAGGAAGCTGCTGTAATGATGAAAGCTGCGAAAGAACACAAGGTGGTGTTGATGGAAGCAGTTAAATCAACGCTTCATCCAGGATTTATTTTTGTTCAGGAGAACTTACATAAGCTTGGAAAGATCCGCCGATACGTAGGGAACTTCTGTAAATATTCTTCCCGTTATGATGCGTATAAAGAGGGAACTATACTTAATGCCTTTAATCCTAAATTTTCAAATGGGTCGCTTATGGATTTAGGGGTGTATGGAATTTATCCTATGGCCGTTCTTTTTGGGCAGCCTTCGCAAATTCAAGCAAGTGGAGTGAAGCTTGAATCTGGTGTAGATGGAGAAGGAAGTATTCTCGCTTCCTATAACGATATGGAAGCTGTCATCATGCATTCAAAAATAATAAATTCTTTTTCTGCTTCTGAAATCCAGGGAGAAAAAGGAACCATGATCATACCGAATATTTCTGAGCCGGAAGAAGTTAGCATTCAGTATACAGATGGGGAACAGGAAGAATTCTCATCTGATGGTTTACAGCATCCTATGTATTATGAAATGAAAGAATTTATTAAGATCGTCGAAGAAGGGAAAGATCAGTCACAAGTGAATTCGTTAGAAAACAGTTTGATTACGGCTCAAATCATTCAGGAGGCACGCCATCAAATTGGAATCAGCTTTCCAGCTGATCATCATACGGTTTAAAAAAGTGAGCCCGTGTTTTTGGCGTGGAAATACACCAAAAACACGGGCAGACCACTTTCTATGGAGTTATGCACGATCATCCAATTGCCCCTGAGTGATATCCAAAGACCAAAGCCCAGCATTCAGTATAATTTGAGAGTGGGTAAGGATTACTTTGTTTTGGAACATAGGACCATCCAATACAAATGTATGGTATTCCCCGTATTCACCCATAACACAAACATCCATATTCTGAATATCGTTAAAAAAATGCCAGTCCAAAAACCGGCCTGCCCATGTTTGGTCAAAATGCTTTTCAGAAGCACGGCAGACGATTGCTGAAAAACCAAGCTCAATAAATTCCTCAAGAAGCTTATGGGCCTTATCTTTTGCAATCCAGATTGGAAATAAAGGCTCGAGTTCCGCTTTGCGGGCCACTTGCTCATTCCATTTTCTGTCTTCTTCCGCATATAAACTTCCGAAAATTATTTCCTCTATGCCATATTGGAGTTTTAAATCTTTAAGCGCCGAGATTAAGGAGCTTTCATAGTGATCTGCGGAGTCCACTAAAATTAAAGGCAGACTTAAAGCCTCGGCCTGCAATTTTAAGATCCCCAATTTTATTCCATGGGCATGATTACGCTCATCACGTATTGATACCATTGATAATAAACAAACGATATTCTTGTTTTCCTTTACAGCATGGTATAAAGCTAGTGAGCTGTCTTTTCCTCCGCTCCAGCACACGGCAGCTTTTTTTCCTTTAACCTTCTTCAAAGCTCTCCCCGCCTTTTATGGTTCCCCTCTTTTATAGATGCAGTTAAATTCATTCGCTGTTTATCCAGTGTACCACAATCAACTTTTAACTCTTTTATGAAAAAAGCAGACCCTGAATACCAGGATCTGCTTTTATAAACTTGATAAATACTGAATTGAAGCCTTACTGCTATCCTTGCTCGTCATTTACCAATTCTGCCATCTCCTGCCTGGATAACTGATACTTCTTATGCTCCAGTCCCCATTTATTCATGGCCTTAAGAAAGGGAGTAGTCGTTTTTCCGTAAGGGGTCAAGCGGTATTCAACTTTAGGAGGAACTTTTTGATAATCAATCCTCTCTACCAGCCCATCCTCAATCAGCTTGCTCAGTTCACGGGACAGGATCCGGGAGGAGATATTGCCATTAATTGCGCGTCGCAATTCATTGAATCGCAGTTTGTGAGTATGGAGAAGTTCCCATAAGATCAGCCCTTTCCATTTTCCGCACACGACTTCGAGAGAGGTGTCTATTCCTGTTTCATAATCCCTCACCTGATTCACCTCGGTTTGTTTGATAGTTTATGCCTTGCTTTGTTTATCAATTGCTTTTTGATACCCTTCCATTATTCCTTGAGCATATACTTTGTTTAGTACGGTCATCGTCTGAGGAATGATTTCGTCGTCAGCAGTATCGGAAATTTGGTTTAATAAGTCTACCAATTCCAGGAACTCTTCAGAGAGTGGAAAGATAGGTTTAATGTTATTCCTCATGTTATCACCTTCCTAATTAGTTCGGAAAACATTTCTGATATAATTCTATTGCGTTTTCTTTATAACGACAAGTACTTACAAAATTGTAACTATAAAAAAATGACAAATTAGAAAAACATGAAAGAAACGTAATTTTATGAATTAATTCACGTTCATTAACTCCTTTCTTATGGCCTCTATGTGAAAGCTTGATGCTCTAAAAACTTTTGGAGGAAGAAAACTATATTTAAAAAATGAAAGCTGGAATAAGTCCGTATTTTTGTATTGTTTCGAGTTGCGTATATTCGTAAATCGGATTAGTTCTCTATCCATTGCATATCCTGTATAATTATAGGAACTTTCAGGCAATGGAGGAACAATCCGTGAGAACCATTCTATCTTATGTTTATACATATAAATCCCCAGCCGTCATCGCTTTGCTGCTCATGCTTGTAGAGCTGGCCGTTGAATTGCTGCAGCCGCTGCTGATGGGGAGGATCATTGACGAAGGAATTCTAAATCAGGACTTTACTTATGTCTCGGTTTGGGGCTCCGTGCTCATAGGGCTTTCCTTACTAGCCTTTACCGCTGGAATTACGAATTCATTTTTCGCAGCGAAAGCCAGTCAGGGAGTCGGATTTGACCTGAGACGAGATCTCTTTAAAAAAGTACAAAGGTTTACTAATGAAAACTTTCAGTCCTTTTCCACTCCGGGTTTGATTACTAGAATGACAAATGACGTGACCCAGATCCAAAACCTGCTGTTCATGTTTGTCAGGATTGCTTTGAGAGCTCCATTATTTATTATTTTTGCCATGGTGATGGCTTTTTCAATTAACGTGAAGCTTGCAGCAATTCTCGTGGTTACTGTCCCTGCCTTGCTGTTGTTTTTAATATGGGTGCTGTCTAAAGGGATCCGGCTTTTTAAAGATGTACAAAATAAGCTCGACCGAGTGAATACAGTGATCCGTGAGAACTTGACCGGCATCCGCCTCATTAAAGGGTTTAACCGTGGGTCTTATGAAGAATCCAGGTTCCAGCAGGTAAACGAGTCATTAATGGACAAAAACAAGCGTGCATTATGGCTGATGGAACTCGCTATGCCTACAATTATGCTCGGCATGAATATCGTCATCCTCGTAGTGATATGGGCTGGTGCAGCCCAACTGCAAAATGGCGGAGCAAGACCTGGAGAAGTTGTTGCTATGGTGAATTACGCTACGCGGATCATGTTCACCTTCTCAGCATTCACCTTCCTTATCCTCGTTTTTTCCCGCGGAAATGCTTCTGCTGGGAGATTAAGCGACGTACTTCAAGAACGTACACCGGCCTACTTGGAAAAGCAGGGTAAAGATGTAAAGCTTTCTGGCAGCATCCGTTTCGAAGAGGCAGGCTTTGCCCACCATTCTGTAGACGTACTTAAAGGGATAAGCTTTGAAGCAAGCGGTGGGGATACCGTTGGAATTATAGGCGAAACAGGTGCTGGAAAGACGGCTCTCTTAAACCTTATACCCCGTCTTTATGAAAAGAAATCAGGGAAGATTTATTTGGATAATTGGGAGATTAGTGAAATTGATGTGAAATCACTAAGACAACAAATAAGTCTTGTCCCTCAGGAAGTCCATCTTTTTTCGGGAAGTGTTAAAGAAAACATTGCCTGGGGAAAAGAAGACGCAACGGAGAAAGAGATTGTTCAAGCCGCCAAAGCCGCTCAAATTCATAACTTTATCAGGACTTTACCCAATGGATATGATACGCGGCTTGCTCAAAAGGGAGTGACCTTTTCCGGAGGACAGAAACAGCGTATTTCTATAGCGCGGGCTTTAATTAGAGAGCCGAAAATACTTATCCTGGATGACAGTACAAGTGCCCTGGATGCTCAAACAGAAGAACGGTTATTAAAAGCACTAAAAGAACTGCAGTGTACGGTATTTATGGTCGCTCAAAAAATCAGTTCATTAAAAGCAGCCGATACAATTTTAGTACTTAAAAAAGGGGAAATTATCGCCAGGGGAAGTCATGAAGAGTTATTGATGAACAGTGAAACCTATCAAGAAGTCTATCAATCCCAATCGCAAAAAGAGGATGTGAGCGGCCATGGCTGAAGTTAACAAGACGAATCGTACGCCAATCAGGCGCCATCAGGGATTCGGAACGGCGCCTCCGAAAGTAGACGATATCCGTTCAACTTTAAAGCGAATTTGGACATATATGGCAAGTGAAAAGAAGCTGTTCTTCATAGTTCTTGGATTTATTATTGCCAGTTCAGGTCTGTCGCTTCTAGCGCCCTACATACTCGGCCTTACGGTAGACAAAGTCATTGCTGACCCTGCTGCTGATACTTTAGGGAAGATGCTTACGTTTTTGTTTGGAATTTATTTTTTTCAAGCGGTATGTTTGTGGCTGCAAAATTATTGGATGATTAGTATTGCACAAAACACAGTCTTTGATATGAGGAGCCACTTATTCTCACATTTACAAAAGCTTCCGATCTTATTTTTTCAAGAAAATCAACAAGGCGAATTAATGAGCAGACTGACTAACGATGTGGATAATGTCAGCAGAACTTTGAACAACGCTGTCATTCAATTTGTGACGAGCGTTTTGACGATTACGGGTACGATCGTAATCATGCTCTGGCTGAGTCCTTTGCTCACTCTATTGACGCTTACAATTGTTCCTGGCATGTACTTTGGGATGAAGTGGATTACAAAACGGACAGGGCGCTACTTTAAAGAACAGCAAAAAAATCTGGGCGTCGTCAATGGTTACGTGGAAGAAATGTTTTCTGGTCAAACGATCGTTTCCATGTTTTCCAGAGAAGAACGAGTTATGGAAGACTTTGAAGAAAAAAATGATGCTTTAAGAGAGTCAGGGTATTGGGCTCAGGTCTATACGGGTTTTATTCCTAAGCTGATGAATATGCTGAACAACGTGAGCTTTGCAATCATCGTAGGGGCAGGCGGGCTGCTTGCATTGAATGGAGCGGTGTCTATTGGAGTGATCGTAACGTTCACCACTTATTCGCGGCAATTTACCCGCCCGCTCAATGATCTTGCAAACCAGTTTAATATGATCCTTTCTGCAGTTGCAGGAGCCGAGCGTGTCTTCCAAATCATTGATGAGAAGGAAGAAAAAGAGGATGAATCTGAAGCGGCAGCGATAACTGGCATGAAAGGGAAGATAGAATTTAAGGATGTACATTTTTCGTATGAGAGTGGACAAGAGACGCTGAACCATATTAACTTTACCGCTGAACCAGGGGAGACCGTAGCATTGGTAGGACCGACAGGAGCAGGGAAAACGACGATCATTTCATTATTATCCAGGTTCTATGATGTCAACTCAGGAGAAATTCTTGTGGATGGCAGAAGTATTAAACAAATCACAAGAACCAGCTTGCGGAGCCAGATGGGGGTAGTTCTCCAGGACTCCACCATGTTTCATACAACAATTAGAGAAAATATAAGATATGGACGGCTGAAAGCATCGGATGAAGAGGTAGAGCACGCTGCCAAAGCTGCTCATGCTCATGAATTTATTATCAACCTGACCCAAGGGTATGATACGGTCCTTGATTCTGATGGGAAAGGGGTCAGCCATGGACAGAGACAGCTTTTATCAATTGCACGAGCAATGCTTGCAGACCCTGCGCTTTTAATTCTGGACGAAGCGACAAGCAGTATTGACACAGTGACAGAAATGAAAATTAACGACGCACTTTCAAAGCTGATGAAAAAGAGAACGAGTTTCGTAATTGCTCACCGGCTCAACACCATTCGATCGGCCGATATCATCATTGTGCTTCGTCAAGGGGAAATAGTTGAGAAAGGAAGCCATGAGCAGCTTCTTAAGAAAGGTGGCTTTTATGCGGAGCTTGTAGCAGCCCAACGTGCAGAAAACGAGGCTACGATGTAAACACATAAAAGTGACTCATCCTTGTGGCTGTCGGTGTGATGATACGTACCTCCTTTATTTATCGAAAACTGTGGAGAGAATTCTCCCCAGTTTTTTTATGTTGAAATGCTGACAAGGTCTAAACCATTTAAAGATGATGAACATACGATAAGAGTAAAAGGGGGTGAAGGGATGTCAAGCGAAAGAGATTATATCCGCTGGACAGATGTCCCTTATGCAGGGGAGAGTGTACCGCCGACTATTTCGGGAGGGGTAGAACCAACGGCTGGGAATTGGCGGACGTATTTTATTAAGCATAGCAAAAGGCATGGTTTTGAAAAGCTGGATGGCCGACCAATCCGCTTAGCGATTCGTGATCCTAAAACGATTGATTGGCGCGAGCAGCTGAAGGTAGTCCAGAAAACGTTGAAAAACTTAACAGAACGTCAAAAGAAAATTGCAGCTTATTGGGGGTCTGGACCACCTTCAAAACAGTGGATCCCGATAGTAGATCGTTTGATTGATACCTATAGCGTGGAAGCTCCTCGAGCTGCCCGGATATTGGCTGGCTTATTTGCTGGGATCAATGATGCCTTTGTAGTTTGCTGGCATTTGAAATATAAATGGCTGGTTGCGCGCCCTAATCAGTATGACCGCCATCTTGCTACGTATTTATGCACACCAAACCATCCGACCTATCCTTCGGGCCATGCTACTGTTGCAGGGGCTGCAGAAGTCATATTAAGCTACTTCTTTCCAGCAGAAAGAAGAAAGCTCCAGCAGCTAGCGGAAGAATGTGCGAATTCAAGGCTTTATGCAGGCGTTCACTTTCCAGCCGACAATGAACAGGGACTAAGGCTTGGAAGGCAGATAGGAAGGATTGTTACGGAACAATTAAAAGAAGACAGGGCTGATGGTCATCCGTTAGACCGTCCATTTGAATTGTATAGGAATGCTGAGCTATTACCGGAAGATTACGAACAGGTCATACCTTATGATTATCCTGATAACTGTCCGTCACTGTTATTGGGAAGAGACGACGAAGAATCCGAAACGGACTGGCCGGACCCAAAGTTATTTTACTAAACGAACCTTTCTTATAGATCGAGGCTAGTGGGTGAGTAAGGCAAAGTAGAAAGGACTACATGATCAGAATTCAACTTCCTTTCTGATTATTAGCAAGCAAAAGAAGCTGTGAGGTCCACAGATTTCAGGCTGTCGAAAAGTCTCAGCAGCTTGATTTTTTGCCTCAATCAAGAAAAGCACGACAACATGAAATGGAAATCGGAACGATTGAAGAACTAGTGTTAGAAAAAAAGAACTGTATGCGCTGCTTTACTGCTGTTTGCGTGGAAAAGAAAAAGTAAAGGAACAGGCGCTGATGACAGCTGCCTGTCAGAACATGAAAAAGATTGTCCTCCATCTAGCTAGGGTGAGATAGGTGAAGGAAGTCTTTTTTCTGTCTTTAAAGAATACCAAGGAACGAGGTCCCTTCCACTCCTGCGGAAGAACGAGTGAGCCGAGACCGCCGAGCGTGGGTTTCGCGAGGAAGCTCGGGCGCTCGTCCGCGGAATGGGAAGGTGCAATCGCTCCTGGCGGTAAGGAAACTTGTAGAAAACACGAGGTTTCTCTACAAGCTGAAAGCTGTGGAGTCGACAGCTTTTTTATTAGATAAAATGGGTCATTGATCATTCCAAATAACTTAAAATAGAAAAGTTACATTTTCCCGCAATAGCATTAGACTGAAAAACGGCTTAATAGTTTTTCCAGCTCTTGCGAGGAATTGTTTAATTGTACAATGGAATGCGAGATCTCCTCTGCAAATGAAAGCTGCTGGCCTGAAGAAGCGGAAACGTGATTCATTTGGCTTTTGGATTCCTTAGCACTGGAAGTGGATTCTTTTAAAGAGTACAGGACATCCTGAGAGTTTGTATAGATATCATTTGAGGAGTGGGATACTCCTTTCATATTACTCGTAATATTCTTAATTAAAGCATAGATTTGGTCAAACTTTTTCCCGGATTTATTGATGTTGGTAATCCCTTGCTCTGTTTTACGTAACACTACACTCATGAGTTCTGAGGATTGTTGAACATCATTCTGAATGGATCCGATTACTTCTGTAATTTCTTCTGCAGACAGTCTTGACTTCTCCGCTAAATCCTTCACCTCATTTGCGACTACTGAAAAACCTTTTCCATGTACTCCTGCCCGGCTTGCTTCAATCGTGGCATTTAACGCTAGTAAATTAGTCTGCTTAGATATTTTATTGATAATTTCCACAAAGGAAGAGATTTCATTCGATCGTTTTTCCAGCTCTTGAATAACTTCAGAAAATTTCTGTACCGATTGGGAAATTTCATTCATGTCATTGTCAGTCGTAACGATTAAAGAATTTCCGTCTTCAGCTTCGTCTGTTGCCAAGCTGGATTGTTCAAAAACGAAATTCGACTTGTCTTTAATCTGTTCCACTTCTGCTAATATCCTATGGAATTTTTCATGATTCTTTTCATTTTGCGAAAGCTGCTGTTCTACACCTTCATTGACTTGTTCAATTGCAGTTGAAACGTGGGAAGTAGACCGATAGATTTCCTCTGCACCTTTGTTAAGTTCTGCTGAAAAATGAGACACGTGATTAGCTGTTTCGTGCGATTGCTGAATGATTTCCTTTAAATGGTCTATCATTGAGTTTAAAGAATTCTGCAAACTTCCAATCTCATCTTTCGAGCTGATTTTGACCTTTTCTGAACCTAAATCTCCTTCTGAAATACGGTCAGTTAATGCAGACAGCTGGATAATAGGTTTCACAATCATTTTAGAAAAAAACCAATACAAAAGACCTAGAGAAGCAATGAGAATAAGTGATGAAAGAATCGAAGAAACAATAACCTTCTGAAAGCTTCCAGATGAACTTAGCTCGATGGCGTCGTTTTGATTTTTCGTTTCCTCAATCATTTTACTGAAGTCAGCGAAGATAGCATTGGATTTGTTTTCAAGCTCTTGTTGGGACTCTTCCATTCCACTCTGGTTATAGGTAATGATTTGAGGAATTAATCCAGTTAAAATAATTGTCTTCATTTCTTCATGGTTTGTTTTAATACTGTTTATGTAGGAGGCCTGTGACTTGGCGAGTGGATTCGATTCCAGAGCAGAAATCAGCTGTTCAAATTCCTTTTCAGCACTCTTATACTCGTTGACAAACGAATCATCCTGGTTAATCGCAAACCGGTTTAGCAAAAGGGTCTCCTTTTGGAAAAAGGACTGAATATTAGACAGCTGCGAAATATAATTCGAACTGCTTTTTAAGGCATTCACATCTTCTTTAAGAGATTGGATCTGATAAATAATTAATAGAAAACTCAACGTTGAAACAAGCAGAATAGGTAAAAACATAAGCAGTACCTTCTTCTTTAGGTTCAGCTTAGTGAATAGCTTAAGTTGGTTTAGGTATTTTGCATTATTAAGACGCGGCAGGTTTGTTATGCTTCCTTTTAACCGATTGATTATGGCATTGATCATGAAGTCTCCCCCTTGTTTGTAGTTACTAAGTCCCGTACATATGCTACCAAATTCCTGTTAAGGGGAAGTAAAGATACATGA
This Halobacillus salinarum DNA region includes the following protein-coding sequences:
- a CDS encoding Gfo/Idh/MocA family protein, with product MIRFGIIGTNTITEKLLEAASTMEEFKLTAVYSRTEEKAKTFARKYGAEFTFTSVEEFANSDSIDAVYIASPNAFHAEQAVTCMSRGKHVLCEKPLASNQQEAAVMMKAAKEHKVVLMEAVKSTLHPGFIFVQENLHKLGKIRRYVGNFCKYSSRYDAYKEGTILNAFNPKFSNGSLMDLGVYGIYPMAVLFGQPSQIQASGVKLESGVDGEGSILASYNDMEAVIMHSKIINSFSASEIQGEKGTMIIPNISEPEEVSIQYTDGEQEEFSSDGLQHPMYYEMKEFIKIVEEGKDQSQVNSLENSLITAQIIQEARHQIGISFPADHHTV
- a CDS encoding Dph6-related ATP pyrophosphatase, whose product is MKKVKGKKAAVCWSGGKDSSLALYHAVKENKNIVCLLSMVSIRDERNHAHGIKLGILKLQAEALSLPLILVDSADHYESSLISALKDLKLQYGIEEIIFGSLYAEEDRKWNEQVARKAELEPLFPIWIAKDKAHKLLEEFIELGFSAIVCRASEKHFDQTWAGRFLDWHFFNDIQNMDVCVMGEYGEYHTFVLDGPMFQNKVILTHSQIILNAGLWSLDITQGQLDDRA
- a CDS encoding winged helix-turn-helix transcriptional regulator, whose protein sequence is MRDYETGIDTSLEVVCGKWKGLILWELLHTHKLRFNELRRAINGNISSRILSRELSKLIEDGLVERIDYQKVPPKVEYRLTPYGKTTTPFLKAMNKWGLEHKKYQLSRQEMAELVNDEQG
- a CDS encoding ABC transporter ATP-binding protein, which gives rise to MRTILSYVYTYKSPAVIALLLMLVELAVELLQPLLMGRIIDEGILNQDFTYVSVWGSVLIGLSLLAFTAGITNSFFAAKASQGVGFDLRRDLFKKVQRFTNENFQSFSTPGLITRMTNDVTQIQNLLFMFVRIALRAPLFIIFAMVMAFSINVKLAAILVVTVPALLLFLIWVLSKGIRLFKDVQNKLDRVNTVIRENLTGIRLIKGFNRGSYEESRFQQVNESLMDKNKRALWLMELAMPTIMLGMNIVILVVIWAGAAQLQNGGARPGEVVAMVNYATRIMFTFSAFTFLILVFSRGNASAGRLSDVLQERTPAYLEKQGKDVKLSGSIRFEEAGFAHHSVDVLKGISFEASGGDTVGIIGETGAGKTALLNLIPRLYEKKSGKIYLDNWEISEIDVKSLRQQISLVPQEVHLFSGSVKENIAWGKEDATEKEIVQAAKAAQIHNFIRTLPNGYDTRLAQKGVTFSGGQKQRISIARALIREPKILILDDSTSALDAQTEERLLKALKELQCTVFMVAQKISSLKAADTILVLKKGEIIARGSHEELLMNSETYQEVYQSQSQKEDVSGHG
- a CDS encoding ABC transporter ATP-binding protein, yielding MAEVNKTNRTPIRRHQGFGTAPPKVDDIRSTLKRIWTYMASEKKLFFIVLGFIIASSGLSLLAPYILGLTVDKVIADPAADTLGKMLTFLFGIYFFQAVCLWLQNYWMISIAQNTVFDMRSHLFSHLQKLPILFFQENQQGELMSRLTNDVDNVSRTLNNAVIQFVTSVLTITGTIVIMLWLSPLLTLLTLTIVPGMYFGMKWITKRTGRYFKEQQKNLGVVNGYVEEMFSGQTIVSMFSREERVMEDFEEKNDALRESGYWAQVYTGFIPKLMNMLNNVSFAIIVGAGGLLALNGAVSIGVIVTFTTYSRQFTRPLNDLANQFNMILSAVAGAERVFQIIDEKEEKEDESEAAAITGMKGKIEFKDVHFSYESGQETLNHINFTAEPGETVALVGPTGAGKTTIISLLSRFYDVNSGEILVDGRSIKQITRTSLRSQMGVVLQDSTMFHTTIRENIRYGRLKASDEEVEHAAKAAHAHEFIINLTQGYDTVLDSDGKGVSHGQRQLLSIARAMLADPALLILDEATSSIDTVTEMKINDALSKLMKKRTSFVIAHRLNTIRSADIIIVLRQGEIVEKGSHEQLLKKGGFYAELVAAQRAENEATM
- a CDS encoding vanadium-dependent haloperoxidase translates to MSSERDYIRWTDVPYAGESVPPTISGGVEPTAGNWRTYFIKHSKRHGFEKLDGRPIRLAIRDPKTIDWREQLKVVQKTLKNLTERQKKIAAYWGSGPPSKQWIPIVDRLIDTYSVEAPRAARILAGLFAGINDAFVVCWHLKYKWLVARPNQYDRHLATYLCTPNHPTYPSGHATVAGAAEVILSYFFPAERRKLQQLAEECANSRLYAGVHFPADNEQGLRLGRQIGRIVTEQLKEDRADGHPLDRPFELYRNAELLPEDYEQVIPYDYPDNCPSLLLGRDDEESETDWPDPKLFY
- a CDS encoding methyl-accepting chemotaxis protein; the encoded protein is MINAIINRLKGSITNLPRLNNAKYLNQLKLFTKLNLKKKVLLMFLPILLVSTLSFLLIIYQIQSLKEDVNALKSSSNYISQLSNIQSFFQKETLLLNRFAINQDDSFVNEYKSAEKEFEQLISALESNPLAKSQASYINSIKTNHEEMKTIILTGLIPQIITYNQSGMEESQQELENKSNAIFADFSKMIEETKNQNDAIELSSSGSFQKVIVSSILSSLILIASLGLLYWFFSKMIVKPIIQLSALTDRISEGDLGSEKVKISSKDEIGSLQNSLNSMIDHLKEIIQQSHETANHVSHFSAELNKGAEEIYRSTSHVSTAIEQVNEGVEQQLSQNEKNHEKFHRILAEVEQIKDKSNFVFEQSSLATDEAEDGNSLIVTTDNDMNEISQSVQKFSEVIQELEKRSNEISSFVEIINKISKQTNLLALNATIEASRAGVHGKGFSVVANEVKDLAEKSRLSAEEITEVIGSIQNDVQQSSELMSVVLRKTEQGITNINKSGKKFDQIYALIKNITSNMKGVSHSSNDIYTNSQDVLYSLKESTSSAKESKSQMNHVSASSGQQLSFAEEISHSIVQLNNSSQELEKLLSRFSV